The genomic DNA GCGCAGAGGGCCTGGGCCTGCCAGGCCAGGACGCCGCCTTCGTCGTCCGCGAACGGTGCCACGGCGTCCCAGAAGGAGGCGGCGTCATCGGTGGAGGGGGCCTCGAGCCCGGGGCTGGTGTCCGCGAAGCCCTCGCTGAGGAGGCGCGGGGCCGCGTCCGTGAGAAGTCCGGCCTCGTGGGCGGCGAGGAAGGCGGTGGCCGCCTCGTCGAGCGCCGTCTCTCGCGCGGCGGGCGAGGCCGGGTCGAGGAACCAGTCCTGGGGAACGTCCCTGTGGCGAGCGCGTTCGGCCTGCGAAGCCGCCTGCTCGTTCGCCGCCTCGGCGTGTTGTGCGTATCCCATTCGGATTCCTCCCGGGTGACACGTGAAAGCGCTGCTACCGGCAACCGGCCGCAAGAATCAGCGCGGTGAAGAGGTTTCACGGCGCCAGCGCCTCGCGAGCCCAGGCACCGTGGCGGTGCCGCGGGCGGGGATCGTTCGCCACGAGGCGCGGGGAGTCTTGAGCCCCCTGCTCCGAGCGGCCGCGAATCGCCGGCATGATGTTCTATGGTCAAGGTGTGCGGGGCGGCCGAGAATCGGTCTCCCACATCCCTAATTACACGCGTGTAAGTCCGCTTTCGTCAAGCCGGAGCACGCCCCAGTTAAGCACTGAACTCACCGCCCCAGGAGCCTCGCAGACCATGGACCTAACTCCCTCTCGTCCGTCCGCCGCAGGACTCACCACGGCCGGGGCGGCCTCGGCCGTCGCCTCCGCGCTCGGCCCCCGGCCCGGCATCACCGTCTACCGGCCGGGCGGCGAGCGAATCGAGCTCTCCGGCGCCGTCCTCGCCAATTGGGCGGCCAAGACCGCGGGCCTCCTCACCGAGGAGCTCGACCTCATGTCCGGCGAGCGGATCGCCCTCTCCGCCGAGTGGGGGTGGCGCGCCCCCGCCTTCGCTCTCGGCGCCTGGGCGGCGGGACTCGACGTCCTCTCCCCTGACGACGACGACGCGGCCGCCGCGCACCTGGCCACCGACTCGCCCGAAGAGGCCGCCCAGTTCTCCACGGAGAGCACCGCCCTTCAGCGATGCATCCTCCTCCCCCGCGACGACACGGCAGACCGCTGGGAGGACGCCTCCGGCGCCGCCTTCGCCGAGGCCTTCCCCGACGCGGGGCGGGACGTGTGCGACTACGCGGCCCTCGTGCGCGGGTTCGCCGACGTCTTCACGCCCTTCGAGCCCGTGACGGGCGCTCCGCTGGCCGTGTCCGAGCGGTGGGCTGGCGCCGAAGGGGCCGGGCGAGTG from Falsarthrobacter nasiphocae includes the following:
- a CDS encoding WhiB family transcriptional regulator, producing MGYAQHAEAANEQAASQAERARHRDVPQDWFLDPASPAARETALDEAATAFLAAHEAGLLTDAAPRLLSEGFADTSPGLEAPSTDDAASFWDAVAPFADDEGGVLAWQAQALCAQTDPEAFFPEKGGSTRDAKRVCSGCSVRQECLDYALANDERFGIWGGLSERERRRIRRDGR
- a CDS encoding TIGR03089 family protein, whose protein sequence is MDLTPSRPSAAGLTTAGAASAVASALGPRPGITVYRPGGERIELSGAVLANWAAKTAGLLTEELDLMSGERIALSAEWGWRAPAFALGAWAAGLDVLSPDDDDAAAAHLATDSPEEAAQFSTESTALQRCILLPRDDTADRWEDASGAAFAEAFPDAGRDVCDYAALVRGFADVFTPFEPVTGAPLAVSERWAGAEGAGRVLIQPASPAQAGQTSQSGAGRGPGELMRAEDITSLAALLAGGQGVVVVLDPQADIQRIAESEKARPLNLA